From Streptomyces sp. NBC_00775, one genomic window encodes:
- a CDS encoding VOC family protein encodes MPVHSNATPKGYTTVAPWVVTDDTGAFLEFVAQAFGGEELGRVSTEDGLIGHGEIQVGDTVVLAFDRHADWPTMPSLLRVFVADADEAFSQAVAAGGHVVTPLADDAFGQRGGRIKDPFGNIWWVVSRIEDVSEGEMWKRLQDPVYADAMRVAQETLDAELSGRDHGHSSAPVRTTS; translated from the coding sequence ATGCCCGTGCACTCCAACGCCACGCCGAAGGGCTACACCACCGTCGCACCCTGGGTCGTCACCGACGACACGGGGGCTTTCCTCGAGTTCGTCGCCCAGGCGTTCGGGGGTGAGGAGCTCGGGCGGGTGTCGACCGAGGATGGCTTGATCGGTCACGGTGAGATCCAAGTCGGCGACACAGTCGTGTTGGCCTTCGACCGACATGCAGACTGGCCCACCATGCCGAGTTTGCTGCGCGTGTTCGTCGCCGACGCGGACGAGGCGTTCTCACAGGCCGTCGCAGCCGGCGGCCATGTCGTGACTCCCCTGGCCGACGACGCCTTCGGACAGCGCGGAGGGCGTATCAAGGACCCCTTCGGCAACATCTGGTGGGTGGTCAGTCGTATTGAGGACGTCTCTGAAGGCGAGATGTGGAAGCGGCTGCAGGACCCCGTCTACGCCGACGCCATGCGCGTGGCTCAGGAGACACTCGACGCCGAGCTCAGTGGTCGAGACCACGGACACAGCAGTGCCCCTGTGAGGACAACCAGCTGA
- a CDS encoding SpoIIE family protein phosphatase, with protein sequence MGSMDSVRKGSDAPTPAGPGDFLDASTDAAAVVSAGGVVVGWTRGAEALLGYLAPEVVGSSAARLLAMPGDPARVAGVAERCRAGMGWNGLIPVRHRDGDRIEVDLRVSASFRIGGDECFLISARELRPQWTVGQSVLDGFLTRSPVGMAVMDLQLRYVWLNDTLERFGGVPREQRLGRRLSELLPGLQADTIEGLMRKVLETGVPVTDYEYVGWSWADPHRQHAYSTSFFPLVDAANSITGVCYMVQDVTERWNARQLLTLVNEAGASIGRSLDVMRTAQELADFAVPRFADFVIVDLLEAVLSTEGHGTWLTDAGPAPARPVMRRAGLSSVREGCPEAVARIGDRVYFLPPPHGVDLLINGEPIIIPVLDPDDILWVAEQPARVASIREFGLHSLISVPMRARNTALGLTTFARSLNPVSFQTDDVLLARELVARAALCVDNARRYTREHTAAVTLQRSLLPHALTGGTALEVASSYLPADATGGVGGDWFDVIPLSGARVGLVVGDVVGHGITAAATMGRLRTAVQTLADMEMPPDELLAHLDDLVLRLSEEETSGEAAVKSTATFLGATCLYAVYDPVTRRCTMARAGHPPPVVVDPDGHVHFPEPPAGPPLGLGGMAFEATEIELAENSLFGLYTDGLIQGAGDDMELGMSRLGDVLSQSESDLGTLCTSAVQQLVPTPQPDDIALLLTRTHALGADHVVSWDVPSLPAAVGEVRAQATRQVEAWGLGELAMTTELIVSELVTNAIRYAAPPIRLRLLRDARLTCEVADASSTAPRLRHARSMDEGGRGLFLVAQLSHRWGARYTAGGKVIWAEQEIP encoded by the coding sequence ATGGGATCAATGGATTCTGTGCGAAAAGGCTCCGATGCGCCCACGCCCGCAGGACCGGGCGACTTCCTCGACGCGTCCACCGACGCGGCGGCGGTGGTGTCCGCGGGCGGCGTCGTGGTCGGCTGGACACGGGGCGCCGAAGCACTTCTCGGCTACCTTGCGCCCGAGGTGGTGGGCAGCTCCGCCGCCCGTCTGCTGGCGATGCCCGGGGATCCGGCCCGCGTGGCCGGCGTCGCGGAACGCTGCCGCGCCGGAATGGGGTGGAACGGTCTCATCCCCGTACGGCACCGCGACGGCGACCGTATCGAAGTCGACCTGCGGGTGTCCGCGTCCTTCCGCATCGGCGGAGACGAGTGTTTCCTGATCTCGGCACGGGAGCTGAGGCCGCAATGGACCGTGGGCCAGTCCGTCCTCGACGGCTTCCTGACTCGCTCGCCGGTCGGCATGGCGGTCATGGACCTGCAGCTGCGCTACGTATGGCTGAACGACACCCTGGAACGCTTCGGCGGAGTGCCCCGCGAGCAGCGGCTGGGGCGTCGTCTGAGCGAGCTGTTGCCAGGGCTGCAGGCGGACACCATCGAGGGACTGATGCGCAAGGTCCTGGAGACCGGAGTCCCGGTGACCGACTACGAATACGTGGGATGGAGTTGGGCCGATCCGCACCGCCAACACGCCTACTCCACTTCCTTCTTCCCCCTGGTGGACGCCGCCAACTCCATCACCGGGGTCTGCTACATGGTCCAGGACGTCACCGAGCGGTGGAACGCCCGCCAGCTCCTGACACTGGTCAACGAAGCCGGGGCCAGCATCGGCAGGTCGCTCGATGTGATGCGGACCGCTCAGGAGCTCGCCGACTTCGCTGTTCCCCGCTTCGCGGACTTCGTCATCGTTGACCTCCTGGAGGCTGTCCTAAGCACCGAGGGACACGGAACGTGGCTGACCGACGCGGGACCGGCGCCCGCCAGGCCGGTGATGCGCCGCGCCGGATTGAGCTCAGTGCGAGAGGGCTGCCCAGAGGCAGTGGCGCGGATCGGGGACAGGGTGTACTTCCTTCCTCCGCCGCACGGCGTGGACCTGCTCATCAATGGCGAACCGATCATCATCCCGGTCCTCGACCCGGACGACATCCTGTGGGTTGCGGAACAGCCCGCCAGGGTGGCAAGCATCCGCGAGTTCGGACTGCACTCCCTCATCTCCGTGCCGATGCGGGCGCGCAACACCGCCCTCGGCCTCACCACGTTCGCACGGTCGCTCAATCCCGTCTCGTTTCAGACGGACGACGTCCTGTTGGCCCGAGAGCTGGTGGCGCGAGCAGCACTGTGCGTCGACAACGCTCGCCGCTACACCCGGGAACACACGGCAGCGGTGACCCTTCAGCGCAGTCTGCTGCCGCACGCCCTGACAGGCGGAACAGCGCTGGAGGTGGCTTCCTCCTATCTGCCGGCGGACGCGACAGGCGGGGTCGGTGGCGACTGGTTCGACGTGATCCCGCTGTCCGGCGCCCGGGTGGGCCTCGTCGTCGGCGATGTGGTCGGCCACGGCATCACCGCGGCAGCGACCATGGGCCGACTGCGCACGGCGGTCCAGACCCTCGCCGACATGGAGATGCCTCCCGACGAATTGCTGGCTCACCTCGACGACCTCGTGCTGCGGCTGAGCGAGGAGGAGACCAGTGGCGAGGCGGCCGTCAAGAGTACGGCCACCTTCCTCGGAGCAACCTGCCTGTACGCCGTCTACGATCCGGTCACAAGGCGTTGCACTATGGCCCGGGCCGGACATCCGCCCCCTGTCGTCGTCGACCCCGACGGGCACGTCCACTTCCCTGAGCCCCCCGCCGGACCTCCGCTCGGGCTGGGCGGGATGGCGTTCGAAGCCACCGAGATCGAGCTCGCCGAGAACAGTCTGTTCGGTCTCTACACCGACGGTCTCATCCAGGGAGCCGGCGACGACATGGAGCTGGGCATGTCCCGGCTGGGCGACGTGCTGTCCCAGTCCGAATCCGACCTCGGAACACTGTGTACGTCAGCGGTGCAGCAGCTGGTGCCCACGCCTCAACCCGACGACATCGCCCTGCTCCTGACCCGCACGCACGCCCTGGGCGCCGACCACGTCGTCTCGTGGGACGTGCCTTCGCTCCCGGCCGCCGTCGGTGAGGTCCGAGCCCAGGCGACCCGCCAGGTGGAAGCCTGGGGCCTTGGGGAACTGGCCATGACGACCGAGCTCATCGTGAGCGAGCTGGTCACGAACGCGATTCGCTACGCCGCACCGCCCATACGGCTACGACTGCTTCGCGACGCCCGCTTGACCTGCGAGGTCGCCGACGCCAGCAGCACCGCCCCTCGGCTGCGGCATGCCCGGAGCATGGACGAAGGCGGCCGCGGCCTCTTCCTGGTAGCCCAGCTCTCCCACCGCTGGGGTGCTCGGTACACGGCTGGAGGAAAGGTCATCTGGGCCGAGCAGGAGATCCCGTAA
- a CDS encoding sensor histidine kinase → MNRRPGRSARLKLTLSYAGFLFVAGTLLLAVVWVFALRWLPTSDPRSLQNKFGAVIIVGPSRSDLLRGVAPAAAVAMVFLLVFGLLGGWILAGRMLAPLTQITDAARMAGNGSLSHRIRMKGRQDEFRELSDAFDSMLEQLESHVAEQQRFAANASHELRTPLAISRTLLDVARKDPTRDRGELIERLHAVNTRAIDLTEALLLLSRGDRGTFTRENVDLSLIAEEAAETLLPLAEQRRITLDVTGETTVTSGSAELILRMMTNLVQNAIVHNLPAGGTVTVHTEAHGDTSVLRVENTGRRLPPELVPTLTEPFQRGTERVRTDEHAGVGLAIVHSIVRAHDGTLDLVPRPAGGLLVTVRLPGTP, encoded by the coding sequence ATGAATAGACGCCCAGGGCGCAGTGCCCGGCTGAAGCTCACCCTCAGCTATGCCGGATTCCTCTTCGTCGCGGGCACTCTTCTGCTGGCCGTCGTGTGGGTATTCGCGCTGCGCTGGCTACCGACCAGCGACCCCAGATCCCTCCAGAACAAGTTCGGCGCCGTGATCATCGTCGGGCCCAGCCGCTCCGACCTCCTGCGCGGCGTCGCCCCCGCCGCGGCCGTGGCGATGGTCTTCCTGCTCGTGTTCGGCCTCCTGGGGGGATGGATCCTCGCCGGCCGGATGCTCGCACCGCTCACACAGATCACGGATGCGGCACGGATGGCCGGGAACGGGTCGCTGTCCCACCGGATCCGCATGAAGGGCCGCCAGGACGAATTCCGTGAACTCTCCGACGCGTTCGACTCGATGCTCGAACAACTCGAGTCCCACGTCGCCGAGCAGCAGAGGTTCGCCGCGAACGCCTCCCACGAACTGCGCACCCCGCTGGCGATCTCGCGGACGCTCCTAGACGTCGCCCGCAAGGACCCCACGCGGGACCGGGGCGAACTCATCGAACGCCTGCACGCTGTCAATACGCGGGCGATCGACCTCACCGAGGCCCTCCTGCTGCTCAGCCGCGGCGACCGCGGAACCTTCACCCGCGAGAACGTCGACCTCTCCCTCATCGCCGAAGAAGCCGCCGAAACGCTGCTTCCCCTCGCCGAACAGCGCCGGATCACGCTCGACGTCACCGGCGAGACAACAGTGACCAGCGGCTCCGCCGAACTCATCCTGCGGATGATGACGAACCTCGTCCAGAACGCCATCGTCCACAACCTCCCCGCCGGCGGCACCGTAACGGTCCACACCGAGGCGCACGGCGACACGAGCGTGCTGCGGGTCGAGAACACGGGCCGTCGGCTCCCACCGGAACTGGTACCGACCCTCACCGAACCCTTCCAGCGCGGAACGGAACGCGTACGCACCGACGAGCACGCCGGCGTCGGCCTGGCCATCGTGCACAGCATCGTCCGCGCCCACGACGGAACCCTCGACCTCGTCCCCCGCCCCGCCGGCGGTCTCCTCGTCACGGTCCGGCTTCCCGGCACGCCGTAG
- a CDS encoding dihydrofolate reductase family protein, producing MRKIIICTFLTLDGVMQAPGGPDEDAESGFEHGGWQKPVADDEVGTAIAGWYEHSDAMLLGRKTYEIFASYWPTADPDNPFTDRMNSMHKYVASRTLTSVEWQNSTLLEGDTVDAVRKLKASDGGNINVVGSGDLAQTLMQHGLVDEYRLTIHPVIIGTGKRLFADGAIPTALEPVSVSTTKGGTIVGVYRPNGKPSYDSY from the coding sequence ATGCGCAAGATCATCATTTGCACGTTCCTGACGCTGGACGGCGTCATGCAGGCGCCGGGCGGTCCGGACGAGGATGCTGAGAGCGGCTTCGAGCACGGCGGCTGGCAGAAACCGGTGGCCGACGACGAGGTCGGCACGGCCATCGCCGGTTGGTACGAACACTCCGACGCGATGCTGCTCGGCCGCAAGACGTACGAGATCTTCGCGTCGTACTGGCCGACCGCCGATCCCGACAACCCGTTCACCGATCGGATGAACAGCATGCACAAGTACGTGGCGTCTCGGACCCTGACGTCCGTCGAGTGGCAGAACTCCACGCTGCTGGAGGGCGACACCGTCGATGCCGTACGCAAGCTGAAGGCGTCCGACGGCGGCAACATCAACGTCGTCGGCAGCGGCGACCTCGCCCAGACCCTCATGCAGCACGGCCTCGTCGACGAGTACCGGCTGACCATCCATCCGGTGATCATCGGCACCGGCAAGCGGCTGTTCGCCGACGGAGCGATCCCCACTGCGCTGGAGCCGGTCAGCGTCTCGACGACGAAGGGCGGCACCATCGTCGGCGTCTACCGGCCGAACGGTAAGCCCAGCTACGACAGCTACTAG
- a CDS encoding response regulator transcription factor, with translation MRVLIVEDEPYLAEAVRDGLRLEAIAADIAGDGDSALELLNVNSYDLAVLDRDIPGPSGDEVARRIVASGSGIPILMLTAADRIDDKASGFGLGADDYLTKPFELRELVMRLRALDRRRAYARPPVREIAGLRLDPFRREVFRDGRYVALTRKQFAVLEVLVAAEGGVVSAEELLERAWDENADPLTNAVRITVSALRKRLGEPWIIATVPGVGYRIDTGTDATDPGGTHE, from the coding sequence ATGCGCGTACTGATCGTGGAGGACGAGCCCTACCTGGCCGAGGCCGTCCGTGACGGTCTGCGGCTGGAGGCGATCGCCGCCGACATCGCCGGCGACGGCGACTCCGCCCTGGAACTGCTCAACGTCAACTCCTACGACCTCGCGGTCCTCGACCGCGACATACCCGGCCCCTCCGGCGACGAGGTGGCCCGGCGCATCGTCGCCTCCGGCAGCGGCATCCCGATCCTCATGCTCACCGCTGCCGACCGGATCGACGACAAGGCTTCCGGATTCGGGCTCGGCGCCGACGACTACCTCACCAAGCCGTTCGAGCTTCGAGAGCTCGTCATGAGGCTGAGGGCACTCGACCGCAGACGCGCGTACGCCCGGCCCCCGGTCCGCGAGATCGCGGGCCTGCGGCTGGACCCCTTCCGCAGGGAGGTCTTCCGCGACGGACGCTACGTCGCGCTCACCCGCAAACAGTTCGCCGTGCTGGAAGTCCTCGTCGCCGCCGAGGGCGGGGTCGTCAGCGCCGAAGAGCTGCTGGAACGGGCCTGGGACGAGAACGCCGACCCCCTCACCAACGCCGTGCGCATCACCGTCTCCGCCCTGCGCAAACGGCTCGGCGAGCCATGGATCATCGCCACGGTGCCGGGCGTCGGCTACCGGATCGACACCGGTACGGACGCCACCGACCCCGGCGGAACTCATGAATAG
- a CDS encoding serine hydrolase, with protein MAERNPALRVLRGLSLVEHEAESATLRAQGFYPLDVTGYTVNDMDRHASIWEQSPVPYACQVLPGLTGDAYSALFDELVPQGYIPLTVSAYGTGDGPRFTSLWATAASVPPLIARHGLSVDEFQAVNNELSSRGFLPYDVSAYMAPDGRLAFAALWKPAAPSERLVEHLMSEGLLELRRHDWEPAGYMLTALTGYDIFGEARYTGIWQRGDANSQVRAGLWQDAFSVEHDALLARGFRPARMRAFNVLGSPLTQYAGIWRKTYLTDSEEALLDDLMKPFMTKYQVPGAAVARAERGRLVLSRGFGVVEPSTAVPVRPTSLFRIASVSKPLTAVAVFRLIERGQLALTDPVFGPGALLGTTFGTQPYESDVLQITVQNLLEHTSGWAAGQDPMFGHLELGQHELIDWMLGRQADGTLNAPLTRPPGEVHDYLNFGYCVLGRVIEARTGQSYEQAVRELALQPCGITDMQLAGDTLGDRRPDEVVYTEHPSTNITPYAFRISRMDAHGGWLATAEDLVRFLVHVDGFPEVGNILSPDSLATMFTRTTAHAPDGTQVRYAKGWHINDEGNRWHDGDLPGTMALLVSTADNRCWAVLLNARDFPNRARLEEMRGELDALMWQLGNVTADWPILSAFRDR; from the coding sequence TCTGGGAGCAGTCCCCGGTTCCGTACGCGTGTCAGGTGCTGCCCGGCCTGACGGGCGATGCCTACAGTGCGCTCTTCGACGAGCTTGTTCCGCAGGGATACATTCCGCTCACCGTCAGTGCCTACGGGACCGGCGACGGTCCCCGTTTCACCTCCTTGTGGGCGACAGCCGCTTCGGTACCGCCACTCATCGCTCGGCACGGCCTGAGCGTCGACGAGTTCCAGGCGGTGAACAACGAATTGTCCTCGCGCGGCTTTCTGCCGTACGACGTGTCGGCCTACATGGCGCCGGACGGCCGGCTCGCCTTCGCGGCGCTGTGGAAGCCGGCGGCGCCCTCCGAGCGACTCGTCGAGCACCTGATGTCGGAGGGCTTGCTGGAGCTGCGGCGTCATGACTGGGAACCGGCTGGCTACATGCTGACTGCGCTGACCGGATACGACATTTTCGGCGAGGCGCGGTACACGGGGATCTGGCAGCGCGGCGATGCCAACAGCCAGGTGCGGGCAGGGCTGTGGCAGGACGCGTTCAGTGTCGAGCACGACGCTCTGTTGGCCCGTGGCTTCCGGCCGGCCCGGATGCGCGCCTTCAACGTGCTGGGGAGTCCGCTGACGCAGTACGCCGGGATCTGGCGCAAGACGTACCTCACCGACTCGGAGGAGGCGTTGCTGGACGACCTGATGAAGCCGTTCATGACCAAGTACCAGGTACCCGGTGCGGCCGTGGCGCGTGCCGAGCGCGGCCGCCTGGTCCTCTCTCGCGGGTTCGGCGTGGTCGAGCCCAGCACGGCCGTTCCCGTCCGCCCCACGTCGCTGTTCCGGATCGCGAGCGTGTCCAAGCCGTTGACCGCCGTCGCCGTCTTTCGGCTCATCGAGCGGGGCCAACTGGCTCTGACGGACCCGGTGTTCGGGCCGGGCGCGCTGCTGGGCACCACGTTCGGCACCCAGCCCTACGAGAGCGACGTGTTGCAGATCACGGTTCAGAACCTGCTGGAGCACACGAGTGGCTGGGCGGCGGGCCAGGATCCGATGTTCGGTCATCTTGAGCTGGGTCAGCACGAACTGATCGACTGGATGCTGGGACGCCAGGCCGACGGCACCCTCAACGCCCCGCTCACCCGCCCTCCGGGTGAGGTCCACGATTACCTCAACTTCGGCTACTGCGTGCTCGGTCGTGTCATCGAGGCCCGGACCGGCCAGTCCTACGAGCAGGCCGTACGCGAGCTGGCACTCCAACCCTGCGGCATCACGGACATGCAGCTGGCCGGCGACACCCTCGGCGACCGGCGCCCCGACGAGGTCGTCTACACCGAGCACCCCAGCACCAACATCACCCCCTACGCTTTCCGCATCTCCCGGATGGACGCACATGGCGGCTGGCTGGCCACCGCGGAGGATCTGGTCCGTTTCCTGGTGCACGTCGACGGGTTCCCGGAGGTAGGGAACATCCTCTCGCCCGACTCCCTGGCCACCATGTTCACCCGCACCACCGCGCACGCCCCCGATGGCACTCAAGTCCGATACGCCAAGGGCTGGCACATCAACGACGAGGGAAACCGCTGGCACGACGGCGACCTCCCGGGCACGATGGCCCTCCTGGTCAGCACCGCCGACAACCGCTGCTGGGCCGTGCTCCTCAACGCCCGCGACTTCCCCAACAGGGCTCGCCTGGAGGAGATGCGCGGAGAACTCGATGCCTTGATGTGGCAACTCGGGAACGTCACCGCCGACTGGCCCATCCTCTCCGCCTTCCGCGACCGGTAG
- a CDS encoding methionine--tRNA ligase, giving the protein MSTPRHYITTTIPYVNARPHLGFALELVQADTLARHRRHRGDHVRLLSGTDDNSLKNVLAAEAEGVDVRSLVDRNANAFAALRGPLALSLDDFIRTSSDPRHRVGVERLWRQCAAAGDLYRKEYEGLYCVGCEQFYTPDELVDGRCTEHGTEPQHVAEENWFFRLSRYADRLHELISGGSLRIEPAARRNEVLALIAGGLHDFSVSRSHSRARGWGIPVPDDPSQVVYVWWDALGNYVTSLGYGSGDVAYEQWWVGGERRIHLVGKGVVRFHAVYWPAMLLSAGLPLPTDILVHDYLTVGGRKISKSGGTTVDPVSLAAVYGTDAVRWWLLRDVPRVGDADFTPDRLTARADADFAGGLGNLVHRIVTMVHRYRSGAVPSPDAGQPAVAALVDVCQKAPGLIDTALADFDFRRAISAAWGIVEEANRCIDTARPWELARAERQGEDVATSQLDAVLATLVTACRVLADELRPFIPDAATRIAQQVTPVDGCLPTAHPLFPRLQEHTQHA; this is encoded by the coding sequence ATGAGCACACCACGTCACTACATCACCACGACCATCCCGTACGTCAACGCGCGCCCACACCTGGGCTTCGCCCTTGAGCTCGTTCAGGCAGACACGCTGGCCCGCCACCGGCGCCACCGGGGCGATCACGTCCGGCTGCTCAGCGGAACCGACGACAACTCCCTGAAGAACGTCCTGGCCGCCGAAGCCGAGGGTGTGGACGTGCGGTCGCTGGTCGACCGCAACGCGAATGCGTTCGCCGCCCTGCGCGGCCCGCTGGCTCTGTCGCTCGACGACTTCATCCGCACCAGCAGCGACCCCCGCCACCGCGTCGGGGTGGAACGGCTGTGGCGCCAGTGCGCCGCGGCGGGCGACCTGTACCGCAAGGAGTACGAGGGCCTGTACTGCGTCGGCTGCGAGCAGTTCTACACCCCGGACGAACTGGTCGACGGGCGGTGCACAGAGCACGGCACCGAGCCTCAGCACGTGGCGGAGGAGAACTGGTTCTTCCGGCTGTCCCGCTACGCCGACCGGCTTCACGAGCTGATCTCGGGCGGCAGCCTGCGCATCGAGCCTGCGGCCCGCCGCAACGAGGTCCTCGCCCTGATCGCCGGCGGCCTGCACGACTTCTCCGTCTCCCGCTCCCACAGCCGCGCCCGCGGCTGGGGCATCCCCGTGCCCGACGACCCCAGCCAGGTCGTCTATGTGTGGTGGGACGCGCTGGGCAACTACGTGACCAGCCTCGGCTACGGCAGTGGCGACGTCGCGTACGAACAGTGGTGGGTGGGCGGCGAGCGCCGCATCCACCTGGTCGGTAAGGGAGTGGTGCGCTTCCACGCCGTGTACTGGCCGGCCATGCTGCTGTCGGCCGGACTGCCGCTGCCCACCGACATCCTGGTACACGACTACCTCACCGTCGGCGGCCGCAAGATCAGCAAGTCCGGCGGGACCACCGTCGACCCGGTCTCCCTGGCCGCGGTCTATGGCACCGACGCGGTGCGCTGGTGGCTGCTGCGCGACGTTCCTCGGGTCGGGGACGCCGACTTCACCCCCGACCGGCTGACCGCGCGTGCCGACGCGGACTTCGCCGGAGGGCTCGGCAACCTGGTCCACCGCATCGTGACGATGGTCCACCGCTACCGCAGCGGTGCGGTTCCCTCTCCCGATGCCGGTCAGCCCGCTGTGGCGGCGCTGGTGGACGTGTGCCAGAAAGCTCCCGGCCTGATCGATACCGCTCTCGCCGACTTCGACTTCCGCCGCGCCATCAGTGCGGCTTGGGGCATTGTGGAGGAGGCCAACCGCTGTATCGACACCGCGCGGCCCTGGGAGTTGGCCCGAGCGGAGCGGCAGGGCGAGGACGTGGCAACCAGTCAACTCGACGCGGTGCTCGCCACGCTGGTCACCGCGTGCCGCGTGCTCGCCGACGAACTACGGCCCTTCATCCCCGATGCCGCCACACGGATCGCGCAGCAGGTCACGCCGGTCGACGGGTGTCTGCCGACCGCCCACCCGCTCTTCCCTCGCCTCCAGGAACACACACAGCACGCGTGA
- a CDS encoding VanZ family protein produces the protein MNHNASLPAPPRRAHRIVLLSLAILGMASAAFVVRGPLMMSAPRCMAGRWHGCFDTFNGVVLMTLVALPLAVLVVWVLARRRCAAGVTSAWRMSLAEVGMVHGTVPFLWLTMMPGAGAGTVPARVSLVPLRDLVTMGPLGIVGNLLVLASLGFFAPMRFTALASVPRILALGTGCSVLIETAQYVLRLDRVSSVDDVLVNAAGAVLAALASRRWWRTTAQAASDQPRPAPAPAA, from the coding sequence ATGAACCACAACGCATCCCTGCCGGCACCGCCCCGCCGCGCGCACAGGATCGTGCTTCTCAGCCTGGCGATCCTCGGCATGGCAAGCGCCGCGTTCGTCGTGCGGGGGCCGCTCATGATGTCCGCTCCGAGGTGCATGGCCGGGCGGTGGCACGGCTGCTTCGACACGTTCAACGGTGTGGTGCTCATGACGTTGGTCGCGCTGCCGTTGGCCGTGCTGGTGGTGTGGGTTCTGGCGCGCCGTCGGTGTGCCGCCGGCGTCACATCGGCGTGGCGGATGTCGCTGGCCGAGGTGGGCATGGTCCACGGGACGGTGCCGTTCCTATGGCTGACCATGATGCCGGGCGCCGGGGCCGGCACCGTCCCCGCCCGGGTGAGTCTGGTACCGCTGCGGGACCTGGTCACGATGGGGCCGCTCGGGATCGTCGGCAACCTGCTGGTCCTGGCGTCGCTGGGGTTCTTCGCCCCGATGCGGTTCACGGCGCTGGCGTCCGTGCCGCGGATCCTGGCCCTCGGGACGGGCTGCTCGGTCCTGATCGAAACCGCACAGTACGTCCTGCGGCTGGACCGGGTGTCCTCCGTGGACGACGTACTGGTCAACGCCGCCGGTGCCGTGCTGGCCGCGCTGGCGTCGCGCCGCTGGTGGCGCACTACGGCACAAGCGGCGTCGGACCAGCCTCGCCCCGCGCCGGCACCTGCAGCCTGA
- a CDS encoding NAD(P)/FAD-dependent oxidoreductase — protein MGSVKRPERVAVIGVGILGASVGWHLSRHGAKVVFIDAGQPGEGVTNWSFSWVNASNKTARRSYFDLNVAGMATYRELARTIGPDSWWYPNGHLRWADDPAAEAKLLKTAGLLESWDYRVEVCTGAEVRRRLEPALTMPGEVTVLFYPDEAWVHGRHLVGRLVGQAVASGAEQRAGTAVCDIGTGADGSIRTVALSDGSCLDVDIVVNAAGPGASHVAGLIARHLPMRREPGAVTRVGCAQVPVHRAMHAPHIEIRPDGDASVVLHSREIDALIDTGEEPAELARLLHESARHVVPELGNSRITQTRVANRPIPADGFPSVGAVPSVPGYYEAVSHSGITLGPVIGRLLASEILSGKRDELLADFRPERFPP, from the coding sequence ATGGGGTCCGTGAAGCGGCCTGAACGTGTTGCTGTCATCGGAGTGGGCATCCTGGGAGCCAGCGTGGGCTGGCACCTGTCCCGGCACGGCGCCAAGGTGGTCTTCATCGACGCGGGCCAGCCGGGTGAAGGCGTCACCAACTGGTCTTTCTCGTGGGTCAACGCCAGCAACAAGACCGCGCGCAGGTCCTACTTCGACCTGAACGTCGCGGGCATGGCAACGTACCGTGAGCTCGCCAGGACCATCGGGCCGGACTCATGGTGGTATCCCAACGGCCACCTGCGCTGGGCAGACGATCCCGCGGCGGAGGCGAAGCTCCTGAAAACAGCGGGACTGCTGGAAAGCTGGGACTACCGGGTCGAGGTGTGCACGGGGGCCGAGGTGCGCCGCCGCCTCGAACCCGCTCTCACGATGCCCGGCGAGGTTACAGTCCTGTTCTACCCCGACGAAGCCTGGGTGCACGGACGTCATCTCGTCGGCCGCCTGGTCGGGCAGGCCGTTGCATCCGGCGCCGAGCAGCGGGCCGGCACCGCGGTCTGTGACATCGGCACCGGTGCCGACGGGAGCATCCGGACAGTTGCTCTGTCCGATGGGAGCTGTCTCGACGTCGATATCGTCGTGAACGCAGCAGGCCCCGGCGCCTCCCACGTCGCCGGGCTCATCGCACGGCACTTGCCGATGCGCCGGGAACCCGGCGCCGTCACCCGGGTCGGCTGTGCTCAGGTCCCGGTTCACCGGGCCATGCACGCGCCTCACATCGAGATCCGTCCTGACGGAGACGCTTCGGTGGTCCTCCACAGCCGCGAGATCGACGCACTCATCGACACAGGCGAAGAACCAGCGGAACTCGCACGGCTGCTCCACGAATCGGCGCGGCACGTCGTTCCCGAACTCGGCAACTCCCGCATCACACAGACACGGGTGGCCAACCGGCCCATCCCAGCCGACGGATTCCCCTCGGTGGGAGCGGTGCCGTCTGTGCCGGGCTACTACGAGGCCGTCTCCCACAGCGGCATCACGCTCGGGCCGGTAATCGGCCGGCTGCTTGCTTCGGAGATCCTCAGCGGGAAGAGAGACGAGCTGCTTGCGGACTTCCGCCCGGAGCGGTTCCCCCCGTGA